Proteins encoded within one genomic window of Candidatus Berkiella cookevillensis:
- a CDS encoding outer membrane protein, whose amino-acid sequence MQLRISSSVFLFALTSTAFASHSPAATSVAKFYLGAFGGGGSSNHFKASQFGTAFFPEAMGGPLSINAFGQLNSKKTAFLGFQLGYQAQEIPLNASSQWALGVAAELEGYFMNKRSFSGTLVNNNTVRLPEHDFMVSYPMKKSVFLVNAVLSFKKANLPIHPYIGFGIGNAITKISDAYAMQINPPEADVNHYNTSISDTKSTFAGQLKLGLNYDINKYLSLFGEYRWLYLASTDFLFGSTLFLNHVETSSWQVKLDAQKYNLGSVGIRFKW is encoded by the coding sequence ATGCAATTACGTATCTCTTCATCTGTCTTTTTATTTGCTTTAACAAGCACGGCTTTTGCAAGTCATTCTCCTGCTGCTACTTCTGTGGCTAAGTTTTATCTTGGTGCCTTTGGTGGCGGTGGTTCATCCAATCATTTTAAGGCTAGCCAGTTTGGTACAGCTTTCTTTCCAGAAGCGATGGGTGGGCCTTTATCAATCAATGCTTTTGGTCAATTAAATAGTAAAAAAACAGCATTTTTAGGCTTTCAGCTTGGTTATCAGGCACAAGAGATACCTTTAAACGCTTCTTCGCAGTGGGCATTAGGCGTTGCTGCTGAATTGGAAGGATATTTTATGAACAAGCGTTCATTTAGCGGAACCCTTGTTAATAACAATACTGTCAGACTTCCTGAACATGATTTTATGGTTTCATATCCAATGAAAAAATCTGTGTTTCTTGTAAATGCTGTTTTAAGTTTTAAGAAAGCAAATCTCCCTATTCATCCTTATATTGGTTTTGGTATTGGTAATGCAATTACAAAAATTTCAGATGCATACGCTATGCAGATAAATCCACCTGAAGCGGATGTTAATCATTACAATACAAGTATCAGCGATACTAAATCGACTTTTGCTGGTCAGCTAAAGCTAGGTTTAAATTATGATATCAACAAGTATCTAAGTCTTTTTGGTGAGTATCGATGGCTATATTTAGCAAGCACTGATTTCTTATTTGGTTCAACGCTGTTTCTTAACCATGTCGAAACGAGTAGTTGGCAAGTGAAACTAGATGCTCAAAAGTATAACTTAGGAAGTGTTGGCATAAGATTTAAATGGTAA
- a CDS encoding ATP-binding protein produces the protein MINNHITLHFANNAEEAPRVARRVEHFLHEKHIPQSTINKILLCVDELVTNIIGHAYVDKLEHAVCLECRVFPEHIELELRDDGVAFDPTKQSRPNVIKSIDDREIGGLGIHLVMTIMDKVEYVREGDYNVLRTVKVID, from the coding sequence ATGATTAACAATCACATTACCTTACATTTTGCAAATAATGCAGAGGAAGCGCCCAGAGTTGCGCGTCGCGTCGAACATTTCTTACATGAAAAACATATTCCTCAATCAACAATTAACAAAATTTTGTTGTGCGTGGATGAATTGGTTACCAACATCATTGGGCACGCCTATGTTGATAAACTTGAGCATGCTGTCTGTTTGGAGTGTCGTGTTTTTCCTGAGCATATTGAGTTAGAACTCAGAGATGATGGCGTTGCCTTCGATCCAACGAAGCAAAGCCGCCCCAATGTCATCAAGTCTATTGACGATCGCGAAATTGGTGGTTTAGGTATTCACCTAGTCATGACTATCATGGACAAGGTAGAATATGTACGCGAAGGTGATTACAATGTACTTAGAACAGTTAAAGTAATAGATTAA
- a CDS encoding HNH/ENDO VII family nuclease, with protein MLGTRFLQCFRIKPLIKKHHYTESKIDPKTDLDDLCHRINALKLSQKNTKPKISSNETYTQPQHWMRSSLFYYRKAKYYQGIRFYHTSIICHKKPKILQDADHIDANGCIKNELIQQREAFLKKHDMMQNKILHENRIVYANYHLYDIGQLDANGNTNLQRMQNGNCPVGLDGRDLIVIHHLDQSHDGAWIILTNSFHQDYHPQLHSNISPINRVKRDLFQEEKNFFWKNQAAMHLDLDKENQPMRRYGR; from the coding sequence ATGTTAGGAACACGATTCTTACAGTGCTTTCGCATAAAGCCGCTAATAAAAAAACACCATTATACTGAATCAAAAATAGATCCTAAAACAGATCTTGATGATCTATGTCATCGGATCAACGCATTAAAATTATCTCAAAAAAATACTAAGCCAAAAATTTCTTCTAATGAAACATATACTCAGCCACAGCATTGGATGAGAAGTTCTTTATTTTATTACAGAAAAGCAAAATATTATCAAGGTATTCGATTCTATCACACCAGTATTATTTGTCACAAAAAGCCCAAAATACTGCAAGATGCAGATCATATAGATGCAAATGGTTGTATTAAAAACGAGCTTATTCAACAAAGAGAAGCTTTTTTAAAAAAGCATGACATGATGCAAAATAAAATATTACATGAAAATAGGATCGTTTATGCCAATTATCATTTGTATGATATTGGGCAATTAGATGCAAATGGAAATACTAATTTGCAACGCATGCAAAATGGCAATTGCCCTGTGGGTTTAGATGGGAGAGATTTAATCGTTATCCATCATCTTGATCAATCGCACGATGGAGCATGGATCATACTCACTAATTCATTCCATCAAGATTATCATCCTCAACTACACAGCAATATATCCCCTATAAACCGAGTAAAAAGAGACTTATTTCAAGAAGAGAAAAATTTCTTTTGGAAAAACCAGGCTGCTATGCACCTTGATCTGGATAAAGAAAATCAACCTATGCGGCGTTATGGCCGGTGA
- a CDS encoding cation-transporting P-type ATPase: MEKRQQSWHSMLNDEVLETTSTSLEGLSTEEAAKRLEMHGRNCLPLNIGRAWYVRLWSHINNMLIWIMLVSSIIAALLGHEVDAIVILAVIIVNTIIGYVQEGKAEKELQSIRNIVAPRASVRRNGKRFTVDAEEIVPGDLIVLEAGDRVPADLRLVHAKSLRIQEAALTGESVPVEKSTDTVEEKSPLAEQSCMAFSGTFVTNGQGTGVAIATGTSTELGRINTMLANVETLKTPLLQKMNKLAKQLTFMILAVAVLLFGAAYFLRGYDIADAFMIVVGFAVAVVPEGLPAVMTITLAIGVYRMAKRQAIIRYLPAVETLGSISVICSDKTGTLTRNEMMVQEIVTTAGKFTVTGTGYEPSGDFQQNEQTIHIKNEVTIQDLCRAALLCNDASLNHTATGWQVVGDPMEGALVVLALKAGFESALLKIQFPYKDGIPFDAKYRFMATLHHDPQNDKKLLFLKGAPEQVIAMCNTENHNKGEQPINTQHWLQYLEALAARGQRVLALATKTFDINKNNLEFDDTKNGFTLLGLVGMIDPPRTEAIEAVRHCHTAGIRVVMITGDHAITAKAIAQQLGISRDPKVLSGQEVDSMDDEMLRKAAKEITVFARTSPEHKLRLVRALQADANVIAMTGDGVNDAPALKQADVGVAMGNKGTEVAKEASEVVLADDNFASITVAVQEGRTVYDNIRKVIAWTLPTNVGEVLAIIVAVMFALPLPITPVQTLWVNMVTSVALGLVLAFEPTEPGTMQRPPRAKEEPIISLFMLWRIIFVSILFMLSAFGMFYYAIARNMPVEVGHTLVVNVIVVLEIFYLFSVRYVYGTSLTLVGVLGTLPVLLGVICITLAQVAVTYIPFFNYVFGTRPLQFLDGIMVIGTGVLLLLIIEVEKKAFRLLRSFILNSSRLVALKELYMRSNKRSS, from the coding sequence ATGGAAAAAAGACAACAATCATGGCATAGCATGTTGAATGATGAAGTATTAGAAACAACATCAACGAGCTTAGAAGGCTTAAGCACTGAAGAAGCTGCAAAGCGCCTAGAGATGCATGGGCGCAATTGTCTTCCATTAAATATAGGTCGCGCATGGTATGTAAGACTATGGTCCCATATTAACAATATGCTCATTTGGATCATGTTGGTTTCCTCTATCATTGCAGCGCTACTGGGACATGAAGTAGATGCAATAGTGATCTTAGCCGTCATTATCGTCAACACTATCATTGGTTATGTGCAAGAGGGAAAAGCCGAGAAAGAACTACAATCCATTCGTAATATCGTTGCGCCGCGTGCTTCGGTACGCCGTAATGGAAAACGATTTACAGTGGATGCAGAAGAAATCGTCCCAGGCGATTTGATAGTACTAGAAGCAGGTGATCGTGTGCCTGCTGATTTGCGCTTGGTACATGCAAAATCTCTACGCATTCAAGAAGCAGCTTTGACAGGTGAATCAGTTCCCGTAGAAAAATCAACGGACACTGTAGAGGAGAAAAGCCCACTGGCTGAGCAATCTTGTATGGCTTTCTCTGGTACTTTTGTTACAAATGGGCAAGGCACTGGTGTTGCCATTGCTACTGGCACATCCACAGAGCTGGGCCGCATTAACACAATGTTAGCCAATGTAGAAACACTCAAAACGCCCCTGCTACAGAAAATGAACAAGCTGGCAAAACAACTCACTTTTATGATTCTAGCTGTGGCAGTTCTTCTCTTTGGCGCAGCTTACTTCTTAAGAGGCTATGATATCGCGGATGCTTTCATGATCGTCGTTGGTTTTGCTGTAGCGGTTGTTCCTGAAGGCCTACCTGCTGTCATGACGATAACGCTTGCGATTGGTGTCTACAGAATGGCAAAGCGCCAAGCTATCATCCGATATTTACCAGCCGTAGAAACACTAGGCTCAATATCTGTCATCTGTTCTGATAAAACGGGTACACTAACGCGCAATGAAATGATGGTACAAGAAATAGTAACTACTGCTGGCAAATTTACAGTAACAGGCACTGGTTATGAGCCAAGTGGAGACTTCCAACAAAACGAACAGACCATCCATATTAAGAATGAAGTTACAATACAAGATCTTTGTCGTGCTGCACTCCTTTGCAATGATGCATCTTTAAATCACACAGCAACAGGTTGGCAAGTCGTGGGCGATCCAATGGAAGGGGCGCTAGTGGTGTTAGCACTTAAAGCTGGTTTTGAATCAGCGCTTCTCAAAATACAATTCCCTTATAAAGATGGAATCCCCTTCGATGCAAAATACAGATTTATGGCAACTTTGCATCATGATCCTCAAAACGATAAGAAGCTCCTGTTCCTGAAAGGTGCACCCGAGCAAGTGATTGCAATGTGTAACACCGAAAACCATAACAAGGGCGAGCAACCTATCAACACTCAGCACTGGTTGCAATATCTTGAAGCACTTGCTGCGCGTGGACAACGCGTACTAGCATTAGCAACAAAAACATTCGATATCAATAAAAATAATCTTGAATTCGACGATACGAAAAATGGCTTCACCTTATTAGGTTTGGTTGGCATGATAGATCCTCCTCGCACAGAGGCGATTGAAGCGGTACGCCATTGTCATACAGCAGGGATTCGGGTCGTTATGATAACAGGCGATCATGCCATTACAGCAAAAGCCATTGCTCAGCAATTGGGCATCTCAAGAGACCCAAAAGTTCTCTCTGGCCAAGAGGTCGATTCAATGGATGATGAAATGTTACGCAAAGCAGCAAAAGAAATCACTGTATTTGCGCGTACTAGCCCAGAACATAAATTACGCTTAGTAAGAGCTTTGCAAGCAGATGCCAATGTTATTGCAATGACAGGTGACGGCGTGAACGATGCACCCGCACTTAAGCAAGCAGATGTTGGTGTAGCTATGGGAAATAAAGGTACTGAAGTTGCGAAAGAAGCTTCAGAAGTAGTGCTGGCAGATGATAACTTTGCCTCTATTACCGTTGCTGTGCAAGAAGGACGAACCGTTTATGATAACATACGCAAAGTCATTGCATGGACACTTCCCACCAATGTTGGAGAAGTACTTGCCATTATCGTAGCAGTCATGTTTGCGCTCCCTTTGCCAATTACGCCGGTTCAAACACTATGGGTAAATATGGTAACGTCTGTCGCTCTAGGCTTAGTGCTTGCTTTTGAACCAACAGAACCTGGCACAATGCAACGCCCACCACGCGCAAAAGAAGAGCCAATTATTTCTTTATTTATGCTATGGCGAATCATCTTCGTATCCATATTATTCATGCTCAGTGCATTTGGCATGTTCTATTATGCTATTGCACGCAATATGCCCGTAGAGGTTGGACACACGCTTGTTGTCAATGTGATTGTTGTATTAGAAATATTTTATCTATTTAGCGTCAGATATGTATATGGTACTTCGCTTACTTTAGTCGGTGTTTTAGGCACATTGCCTGTATTATTAGGTGTAATATGCATCACACTTGCACAAGTCGCAGTAACCTATATCCCTTTTTTCAACTATGTGTTTGGAACACGTCCATTACAATTTCTAGACGGGATTATGGTCATTGGTACGGGCGTATTACTACTATTGATAATTGAAGTTGAAAAGAAAGCATTCAGATTATTAAGATCTTTTATTTTGAATAGCTCAAGATTGGTTGCACTGAAAGAGCTATACATGCGATCAAATAAAAGATCTTCATGA
- a CDS encoding SpoIIE family protein phosphatase has protein sequence MDKILIVDDEPDVEVLMKQRFRRQIREKQFSLYFAHNGIEALNVLGTEKDIRLLISDINMPEMDGLTLLKNIGEKFPEVIPIIVSAYGDMNNIRQAMNLGAFDFVTKPINFDDLTVTIQKTMKHIQNLIESEKTKTKLDGILHELNVASEIQQSILPRDFINDNSLQVFAKMTAAKSVGGDFYDFFWIDDERKKLSIVIADVSGKGVPAALFMTVSRTLIRANALNDLSPGQTFTKVNIALEKDNTNMMFVTAFYGILDTESGVLTYCNAGHNPPHIIRADSIETMKIQHGMALGVIAEQTYKEDTITIQPNDLLFLYTDGVTEAETGDGRFFGDETLVTSLNANRGLAASELVNTIGSEIVNFAAGWPQSDDITMLALRYLGKKTN, from the coding sequence GTGGATAAAATACTCATCGTGGATGACGAACCTGATGTAGAAGTACTGATGAAACAACGATTTAGGCGACAAATAAGAGAAAAACAATTCTCACTTTATTTTGCACACAATGGCATTGAGGCTCTAAATGTTTTAGGGACTGAAAAAGATATTCGCTTGCTCATTTCTGATATCAACATGCCAGAAATGGATGGCTTAACCTTACTTAAAAACATCGGGGAAAAATTCCCAGAGGTTATCCCTATTATTGTATCTGCCTACGGAGATATGAATAACATTCGACAAGCAATGAATTTAGGTGCTTTTGATTTTGTCACCAAGCCCATTAACTTTGATGATCTAACGGTCACAATACAAAAAACGATGAAGCACATTCAGAATCTCATCGAATCAGAAAAGACTAAAACAAAATTAGATGGTATTTTGCATGAACTCAATGTCGCAAGTGAAATCCAACAATCCATATTGCCCAGAGATTTTATCAATGATAACTCTTTACAAGTCTTCGCTAAAATGACTGCTGCAAAATCTGTCGGGGGTGATTTTTACGATTTCTTCTGGATTGATGATGAGCGCAAAAAACTTTCCATTGTGATAGCCGATGTTTCAGGCAAGGGTGTCCCTGCAGCTTTGTTCATGACAGTTTCTCGTACACTCATTCGCGCAAACGCACTCAACGACTTATCACCAGGGCAGACATTTACCAAGGTTAACATTGCCCTTGAAAAAGACAACACGAATATGATGTTTGTAACAGCATTTTATGGTATTTTGGATACGGAGTCGGGAGTACTCACCTATTGTAACGCTGGACATAATCCCCCTCATATTATTCGGGCGGATAGCATCGAAACCATGAAAATTCAACATGGTATGGCCTTAGGCGTTATAGCTGAGCAGACTTACAAAGAAGACACCATTACGATTCAACCCAATGATTTACTGTTTCTTTACACTGATGGGGTAACAGAAGCAGAAACAGGTGATGGTAGATTTTTCGGCGATGAAACGCTTGTTACTTCCTTAAACGCCAATCGAGGTTTGGCAGCAAGCGAATTAGTTAATACAATAGGATCAGAAATAGTTAATTTTGCAGCGGGATGGCCGCAAAGTGATGATATCACAATGCTGGCATTGCGTTATTTAGGCAAGAAAACAAACTGA
- a CDS encoding ADP-ribosyltransferase domain-containing protein, with translation MSELKYGPLNKDLHTQMYELIVKCILEIPNSVQHSIESDKHGKDALFTHIGNASINLSELTQKINFNHLSFNQNDSYHFEQSYSPYFFNREFGNGHHNQYSSLSYAEKLAIYNYTGSYYHDINSFLHGKVDSLHYAWDYCCAHPTNLNDTANELILNMGFLASGLNKIMPETDHHSHTYRGEHSPSHDEIQMRIQLAQIEDGITHEPAFMSTSLNSYISEGFSSGSLIIFDHTYGKNITGLSQFEGEEEYLILPGHILWEAYDYHYGTFRFQAKVVTPLLDDANTLSENELIQFKNLIDFAEQNYIKIDFLTDFNQEKLTHSLKEVSLKTVVDNHTICFDEVLSCVSDNNILDGTLDTLPLSYAHSSVSELFSQTSALLEVF, from the coding sequence ATGTCAGAATTAAAGTATGGCCCTTTAAACAAAGATCTGCATACTCAAATGTACGAGTTGATTGTAAAATGCATTTTAGAAATACCAAATAGCGTGCAACATAGCATTGAATCAGATAAACACGGCAAGGATGCCTTGTTTACACATATTGGCAATGCTTCTATCAACTTATCCGAACTCACCCAAAAAATTAATTTTAATCACTTATCCTTTAATCAGAATGACAGTTATCATTTTGAACAAAGTTACTCTCCCTATTTTTTTAATCGAGAATTTGGCAATGGCCATCATAACCAATACAGTAGCTTAAGTTACGCTGAAAAATTAGCGATTTATAATTATACTGGATCTTATTATCACGATATTAATTCTTTCTTGCATGGTAAAGTAGATTCTCTGCATTATGCCTGGGACTATTGCTGCGCGCACCCCACAAATTTAAATGACACAGCAAATGAACTGATACTCAATATGGGATTTTTAGCCTCTGGCCTTAACAAAATAATGCCAGAAACCGATCATCATAGTCACACCTACCGAGGTGAGCATTCCCCAAGCCATGATGAAATCCAAATGCGAATACAACTTGCACAGATAGAAGATGGCATTACACATGAACCTGCTTTTATGAGTACTTCTCTTAATAGCTATATCAGTGAAGGTTTTTCAAGTGGCAGTCTGATTATTTTTGATCACACCTATGGAAAAAATATTACAGGTCTCTCACAATTTGAAGGGGAAGAAGAATATCTTATTCTACCAGGGCATATCTTGTGGGAAGCCTATGACTATCATTACGGAACCTTCCGGTTTCAGGCAAAAGTTGTTACTCCATTACTAGATGATGCAAATACACTTTCAGAAAATGAACTAATACAATTTAAAAATCTAATTGATTTTGCAGAGCAAAATTATATAAAAATAGATTTTTTAACTGATTTTAATCAAGAAAAATTAACACACAGTCTCAAAGAAGTGAGTCTTAAAACTGTCGTCGATAATCACACTATTTGCTTTGATGAGGTGCTCTCTTGCGTCTCAGATAATAATATATTGGATGGCACATTAGATACCCTCCCATTATCATATGCTCATTCATCTGTATCTGAATTATTTTCTCAAACAAGTGCGCTACTTGAAGTTTTTTAA
- a CDS encoding sensor histidine kinase, translated as MVSQKKPPKLLKPIYRFVVHKPWALPFLFALIGVLAILLLKEQLSNNAMIALSSLGIAVLGILYMTLNGIQWHLERNKTLLEELHKQNDALEENVDNRTHELKSQNLQLEETMQHLKEAQEKLILQERMASIGMLTAGIAHEIKNPLNFINNFSDITVELVNELKEVLDTVESIPTEVKEDLSAILEDISTNCNKINEHGKRAESTIKNMLIQSRSQKDEKSKTDINKLVEEYLNLAYHGMRAQDADFNVKIVKELKPNLTEVVVSQQTIGRVVLNIINNGFYAANEKREKNPNLPKDFMPTVTVKTDEDDFKIYIHIKDNGIGMTQETKKKIFQAFFTTKPIGVGTGLGLAICHEIIVDDHKGELKVDSVVGEYTEFVIALPKDNKK; from the coding sequence TTGGTATCGCAAAAAAAACCACCCAAGTTGCTGAAACCAATTTATCGGTTTGTTGTTCACAAGCCTTGGGCCTTACCATTTCTTTTCGCGCTTATAGGCGTGCTTGCTATCCTTTTGCTTAAAGAACAACTGAGTAACAATGCAATGATTGCTTTGTCTAGCTTGGGTATTGCTGTACTTGGGATTTTATATATGACTTTAAATGGCATACAGTGGCACTTAGAAAGAAACAAAACTTTACTAGAAGAACTGCACAAACAAAATGATGCACTTGAAGAAAATGTTGATAATAGAACACATGAATTAAAATCACAGAATCTTCAACTTGAAGAAACAATGCAACATTTAAAAGAAGCTCAAGAAAAGCTTATCTTACAAGAAAGAATGGCTTCTATTGGCATGCTAACCGCCGGTATTGCTCATGAAATCAAAAATCCCTTAAACTTTATTAACAATTTCTCAGATATAACTGTAGAACTCGTTAATGAATTGAAAGAAGTCCTAGATACTGTTGAATCCATTCCAACAGAAGTGAAAGAAGATCTCTCAGCGATACTGGAAGACATTAGTACAAACTGCAATAAAATTAACGAACATGGTAAACGTGCTGAATCCACAATCAAAAACATGCTCATTCAATCAAGAAGCCAAAAAGACGAAAAATCTAAAACTGACATTAATAAGCTCGTAGAAGAATATCTCAATCTGGCTTACCATGGTATGCGTGCACAAGATGCTGACTTCAACGTAAAAATAGTCAAAGAACTTAAGCCAAATTTAACTGAAGTTGTGGTTTCTCAACAAACCATTGGTCGTGTTGTATTAAACATTATCAATAACGGTTTTTATGCTGCAAATGAGAAACGTGAAAAAAATCCTAATCTACCTAAAGATTTTATGCCCACCGTTACAGTTAAAACCGATGAAGATGATTTCAAAATTTATATTCATATCAAAGACAATGGCATCGGCATGACTCAAGAAACGAAAAAAAAGATATTTCAGGCTTTTTTCACAACCAAACCCATCGGAGTTGGCACAGGATTAGGCTTAGCCATTTGTCATGAAATTATTGTTGATGATCACAAAGGCGAATTAAAAGTTGACTCTGTTGTAGGTGAATACACAGAATTTGTTATTGCTTTGCCTAAAGATAACAAGAAATAA
- a CDS encoding universal stress protein, whose protein sequence is MQNFQNILFVSKGNVERTEALKQALWLANSTQVPIKILILCPEFSGAMSEYKEKFEQSIRDQFQSFITKICDELKIDNKQGQINIDIEYGSTPVIRIIRHVLRNQHDLVIKDVEAVEKGFKSIDMELLRKCPCAVWLCRPNVRANLQKGIHLAVAIDAESEEQSAHDLSLRLLKLSHSLADTYGEELNVVSCWDYELEDYLRHNLWVNMPEEKLQNLITEVQTKNHHALDSLIKESKISGKINIGHFKGLPDQVIPNYVLEKNIDLLIMGTVSRTGIQGFLIGNTAENVVQKINCSLLALKPNGFVSSVKAY, encoded by the coding sequence ATGCAAAATTTTCAAAATATTTTATTTGTCAGCAAAGGAAATGTTGAGCGCACTGAAGCACTTAAACAAGCTCTTTGGCTTGCTAATAGTACTCAGGTTCCCATTAAAATATTAATTCTGTGCCCTGAATTTTCTGGTGCAATGAGTGAATATAAAGAAAAATTTGAGCAATCTATTAGAGATCAATTTCAGAGCTTTATCACTAAGATCTGTGATGAATTAAAAATAGACAACAAGCAGGGGCAGATCAATATAGATATAGAATATGGATCTACACCCGTTATTCGTATTATCCGACATGTTTTGCGTAATCAGCATGATTTGGTCATAAAAGATGTAGAAGCAGTTGAAAAAGGTTTTAAATCCATTGATATGGAGCTTTTGCGTAAATGTCCTTGTGCTGTTTGGTTGTGTCGACCCAATGTACGTGCAAATCTACAAAAGGGCATTCATTTAGCGGTAGCTATTGATGCAGAAAGTGAGGAACAATCTGCGCATGATCTCTCATTGCGTCTTTTAAAATTATCACATTCACTCGCAGATACTTATGGCGAAGAGTTGAATGTGGTTTCATGCTGGGATTATGAATTAGAAGATTATCTTCGACATAATCTTTGGGTGAATATGCCGGAAGAGAAGCTGCAAAACTTAATAACAGAGGTGCAAACAAAGAATCACCATGCTTTGGATTCTCTTATCAAAGAATCTAAAATCAGTGGAAAAATAAATATAGGGCATTTCAAAGGCCTTCCTGATCAAGTGATTCCCAATTATGTGTTAGAGAAAAACATAGATCTTCTGATTATGGGAACGGTATCTCGAACAGGGATTCAAGGATTTTTAATTGGAAATACTGCTGAGAATGTGGTGCAAAAAATCAATTGCTCATTATTGGCACTGAAGCCAAATGGCTTTGTTTCATCTGTTAAAGCATATTAG
- a CDS encoding pyridoxamine 5'-phosphate oxidase family protein: MESIILFEKIKNWIRKEKELGSQEAGSIVLATASSNGQVHSRVVALREITESGLLFFTQKGSRKVKDLSENPSASMTLWLALQRREVVLDGVVELLSHDENRLYWESLSRERQLRFCVYKSGERIETFNHLQLDYETLEKKYQDQNIPVSESYCGYRFIPSRIYFYCLGQDSFSQVTQYILNDGVWEEAIISP, from the coding sequence ATGGAAAGCATTATTCTTTTTGAAAAAATTAAAAACTGGATAAGAAAAGAAAAAGAATTAGGTTCACAAGAAGCAGGGAGTATTGTGCTAGCAACTGCGTCTTCCAATGGTCAAGTGCATAGTAGGGTTGTAGCCCTTAGAGAAATAACAGAATCAGGTCTATTATTCTTTACACAAAAAGGAAGTAGAAAAGTAAAAGATTTGAGTGAAAATCCCTCTGCCTCTATGACTTTATGGTTGGCATTACAAAGACGTGAGGTTGTATTAGATGGAGTAGTAGAATTGTTAAGCCATGATGAAAACAGGCTTTACTGGGAAAGCTTGTCTCGTGAACGCCAGTTACGCTTTTGTGTTTATAAGTCTGGTGAGCGTATTGAAACATTCAATCATTTACAGCTTGATTATGAAACATTAGAAAAAAAATATCAGGATCAAAACATCCCTGTGAGTGAAAGTTATTGTGGCTATCGCTTCATTCCTAGTCGGATTTATTTCTATTGTTTAGGGCAAGATAGCTTTTCTCAGGTAACACAATATATTTTGAATGATGGTGTGTGGGAGGAGGCGATAATTTCTCCATAG
- a CDS encoding STAS domain-containing protein, translated as MEISQDTVDGKVVVSLSGRIDSTAAVEFEEQLITIIDQGNNVMAVDFLNVQFISSAGLRVLLLAAKKVKPYGGKLHLCNMSKDVREVFDISGFSSIFDIHGSVSDAVQAIKAG; from the coding sequence ATGGAAATTTCTCAAGATACCGTCGATGGAAAAGTCGTTGTTTCTCTTAGTGGCAGAATTGATAGTACCGCTGCAGTTGAGTTTGAAGAACAGCTGATAACAATCATTGATCAAGGGAACAATGTAATGGCTGTCGACTTTTTGAATGTTCAGTTTATCAGCAGTGCTGGTTTACGCGTGTTGCTATTAGCAGCGAAAAAAGTAAAGCCATATGGCGGCAAGCTGCATCTTTGCAATATGTCTAAAGATGTACGAGAAGTTTTTGATATCAGTGGCTTCTCTTCTATATTTGATATCCATGGCTCCGTCTCAGACGCGGTGCAAGCAATTAAAGCCGGATAA